The following proteins are encoded in a genomic region of Oncorhynchus keta strain PuntledgeMale-10-30-2019 chromosome 8, Oket_V2, whole genome shotgun sequence:
- the ppil6 gene encoding probable inactive peptidyl-prolyl cis-trans isomerase-like 6 isoform X1, with protein MTSEVYLEIVGLMKEHHFQIAKSIAEGLKQKFPTSFLDPTIRPLLECDWHVYLTNKKRELKGEVWQFSSNLMCFVNGCLLGNEKDLTSWAEKQWEFTLIRPHALYLALADDNYSKHLHSTGHTFVYMDISIRGDSVGRLLFEVRLSFVTIDLTGPEWVKKLVQSCIDSVGLLSTQLFTELCPKTCTNFQALCTGEAGLSQSELILSYKGSVFHRVVPNGWIQGGDISAPGKGNGGESIYGPTFEDESFAVSHSRRGILGMANQGPHSNSSQFYITLQPALWMDRQYVAFGQVVEGTEVLRRLEEVPTYNERPKQDCKVADCGVFEP; from the exons ATGACTTCTGAAGTTTACCTGGAAATCGTGGGTTTGATGAAAGAACACCATTTTCAAATTGCTAAGAGCATTGCCGAG GGACTGAAACAGAAGTTTCCCACCTCGTTTTTGGATCCAACAATTCGTCCATTACTCGAATGTGACTGGCATGTGTATCTAACCAATAAGAAAAGA GAGCTGAAAGGGGAGGTGTGGCAGTTCTCCAGCAACCTAATGTGTTTCGTGAATGGCTGTCTCCTTGGCAACGAGAAGGACCTGACCAGCTGGGCTGAGAAGCAGTGGGAGTTTACACTTATCCGTCCACATGCACTATACCTGGCCCTTGCTGACGATAACTACTCTAAACACCTCCACAGCACTGGG CACACGTTTGTTTACATGGACATTTCGATCCGAGGGGACTCGGTTGGGAGATTACTGTTTGAGGTGAGGCTGTCATTTGTAACCATTGATCTGACTGGACCTGAATGGGTAAAGAAGTTGGTCCAGAGTTGTATTGACAGCGTAGGTCTTCTGTCCACCCAGCTGTTTACAGAGCTGTGTCCGAAGACGTGTACAAACTTCCAGGCTCTGTGTACAGGGGAGGCAGGCCTGTCACAGAGTGAATTAATCCTGTCCTACAAGGGTTCTGTGTTCCACCGTGTGGTGCCCAACGGCTGGATACAGGGGGGAG ATATTTCTGCACCAGGCAAAGGCAATGGAGGGGAGTCAATCTACGGGCCAACTTTTGAAG ATGAGAGCTTTGCAGTCTCCCACAGTAGGAGGGGCATCCTGGGAATGGCCAACCAGGGTCCTCATAGCAACAGCTCTCAGTTCTACATCACCCTGCAGCCCGCCCTTTGGATGGACAGACAATATGTGGCTTTTGG TCAAGTGGTTGAAGGCACAGAGGTTCTGAGGAGACTTGAGGAAGTCCCAACCTACAATGAAAGACCCAAACAAGACTGTAAAGTAGCAGACTGTGGAGTGTTTGAACCCTGA
- the ppil6 gene encoding probable inactive peptidyl-prolyl cis-trans isomerase-like 6 isoform X3: MTSEVYLEIVGLMKEHHFQIAKSIAEGLKQKFPTSFLDPTIRPLLECDWHVYLTNKKRELKGEVWQFSSNLMCFVNGCLLGNEKDLTSWAEKQWEFTLIRPHALYLALADDNYSKHLHSTGHTFVYMDISIRGDSVGRLLFELFTELCPKTCTNFQALCTGEAGLSQSELILSYKGSVFHRVVPNGWIQGGDISAPGKGNGGESIYGPTFEDESFAVSHSRRGILGMANQGPHSNSSQFYITLQPALWMDRQYVAFGQVVEGTEVLRRLEEVPTYNERPKQDCKVADCGVFEP; the protein is encoded by the exons ATGACTTCTGAAGTTTACCTGGAAATCGTGGGTTTGATGAAAGAACACCATTTTCAAATTGCTAAGAGCATTGCCGAG GGACTGAAACAGAAGTTTCCCACCTCGTTTTTGGATCCAACAATTCGTCCATTACTCGAATGTGACTGGCATGTGTATCTAACCAATAAGAAAAGA GAGCTGAAAGGGGAGGTGTGGCAGTTCTCCAGCAACCTAATGTGTTTCGTGAATGGCTGTCTCCTTGGCAACGAGAAGGACCTGACCAGCTGGGCTGAGAAGCAGTGGGAGTTTACACTTATCCGTCCACATGCACTATACCTGGCCCTTGCTGACGATAACTACTCTAAACACCTCCACAGCACTGGG CACACGTTTGTTTACATGGACATTTCGATCCGAGGGGACTCGGTTGGGAGATTACTGTTTGAG CTGTTTACAGAGCTGTGTCCGAAGACGTGTACAAACTTCCAGGCTCTGTGTACAGGGGAGGCAGGCCTGTCACAGAGTGAATTAATCCTGTCCTACAAGGGTTCTGTGTTCCACCGTGTGGTGCCCAACGGCTGGATACAGGGGGGAG ATATTTCTGCACCAGGCAAAGGCAATGGAGGGGAGTCAATCTACGGGCCAACTTTTGAAG ATGAGAGCTTTGCAGTCTCCCACAGTAGGAGGGGCATCCTGGGAATGGCCAACCAGGGTCCTCATAGCAACAGCTCTCAGTTCTACATCACCCTGCAGCCCGCCCTTTGGATGGACAGACAATATGTGGCTTTTGG TCAAGTGGTTGAAGGCACAGAGGTTCTGAGGAGACTTGAGGAAGTCCCAACCTACAATGAAAGACCCAAACAAGACTGTAAAGTAGCAGACTGTGGAGTGTTTGAACCCTGA
- the ppil6 gene encoding probable inactive peptidyl-prolyl cis-trans isomerase-like 6 isoform X2, whose amino-acid sequence MTSEVYLEIVGLMKEHHFQIAKSIAEELKGEVWQFSSNLMCFVNGCLLGNEKDLTSWAEKQWEFTLIRPHALYLALADDNYSKHLHSTGHTFVYMDISIRGDSVGRLLFEVRLSFVTIDLTGPEWVKKLVQSCIDSVGLLSTQLFTELCPKTCTNFQALCTGEAGLSQSELILSYKGSVFHRVVPNGWIQGGDISAPGKGNGGESIYGPTFEDESFAVSHSRRGILGMANQGPHSNSSQFYITLQPALWMDRQYVAFGQVVEGTEVLRRLEEVPTYNERPKQDCKVADCGVFEP is encoded by the exons ATGACTTCTGAAGTTTACCTGGAAATCGTGGGTTTGATGAAAGAACACCATTTTCAAATTGCTAAGAGCATTGCCGAG GAGCTGAAAGGGGAGGTGTGGCAGTTCTCCAGCAACCTAATGTGTTTCGTGAATGGCTGTCTCCTTGGCAACGAGAAGGACCTGACCAGCTGGGCTGAGAAGCAGTGGGAGTTTACACTTATCCGTCCACATGCACTATACCTGGCCCTTGCTGACGATAACTACTCTAAACACCTCCACAGCACTGGG CACACGTTTGTTTACATGGACATTTCGATCCGAGGGGACTCGGTTGGGAGATTACTGTTTGAGGTGAGGCTGTCATTTGTAACCATTGATCTGACTGGACCTGAATGGGTAAAGAAGTTGGTCCAGAGTTGTATTGACAGCGTAGGTCTTCTGTCCACCCAGCTGTTTACAGAGCTGTGTCCGAAGACGTGTACAAACTTCCAGGCTCTGTGTACAGGGGAGGCAGGCCTGTCACAGAGTGAATTAATCCTGTCCTACAAGGGTTCTGTGTTCCACCGTGTGGTGCCCAACGGCTGGATACAGGGGGGAG ATATTTCTGCACCAGGCAAAGGCAATGGAGGGGAGTCAATCTACGGGCCAACTTTTGAAG ATGAGAGCTTTGCAGTCTCCCACAGTAGGAGGGGCATCCTGGGAATGGCCAACCAGGGTCCTCATAGCAACAGCTCTCAGTTCTACATCACCCTGCAGCCCGCCCTTTGGATGGACAGACAATATGTGGCTTTTGG TCAAGTGGTTGAAGGCACAGAGGTTCTGAGGAGACTTGAGGAAGTCCCAACCTACAATGAAAGACCCAAACAAGACTGTAAAGTAGCAGACTGTGGAGTGTTTGAACCCTGA
- the ppil6 gene encoding probable inactive peptidyl-prolyl cis-trans isomerase-like 6 isoform X5 yields MTSEVYLEIVGLMKEHHFQIAKSIAEELKGEVWQFSSNLMCFVNGCLLGNEKDLTSWAEKQWEFTLIRPHALYLALADDNYSKHLHSTGHTFVYMDISIRGDSVGRLLFELFTELCPKTCTNFQALCTGEAGLSQSELILSYKGSVFHRVVPNGWIQGGDISAPGKGNGGESIYGPTFEDESFAVSHSRRGILGMANQGPHSNSSQFYITLQPALWMDRQYVAFGQVVEGTEVLRRLEEVPTYNERPKQDCKVADCGVFEP; encoded by the exons ATGACTTCTGAAGTTTACCTGGAAATCGTGGGTTTGATGAAAGAACACCATTTTCAAATTGCTAAGAGCATTGCCGAG GAGCTGAAAGGGGAGGTGTGGCAGTTCTCCAGCAACCTAATGTGTTTCGTGAATGGCTGTCTCCTTGGCAACGAGAAGGACCTGACCAGCTGGGCTGAGAAGCAGTGGGAGTTTACACTTATCCGTCCACATGCACTATACCTGGCCCTTGCTGACGATAACTACTCTAAACACCTCCACAGCACTGGG CACACGTTTGTTTACATGGACATTTCGATCCGAGGGGACTCGGTTGGGAGATTACTGTTTGAG CTGTTTACAGAGCTGTGTCCGAAGACGTGTACAAACTTCCAGGCTCTGTGTACAGGGGAGGCAGGCCTGTCACAGAGTGAATTAATCCTGTCCTACAAGGGTTCTGTGTTCCACCGTGTGGTGCCCAACGGCTGGATACAGGGGGGAG ATATTTCTGCACCAGGCAAAGGCAATGGAGGGGAGTCAATCTACGGGCCAACTTTTGAAG ATGAGAGCTTTGCAGTCTCCCACAGTAGGAGGGGCATCCTGGGAATGGCCAACCAGGGTCCTCATAGCAACAGCTCTCAGTTCTACATCACCCTGCAGCCCGCCCTTTGGATGGACAGACAATATGTGGCTTTTGG TCAAGTGGTTGAAGGCACAGAGGTTCTGAGGAGACTTGAGGAAGTCCCAACCTACAATGAAAGACCCAAACAAGACTGTAAAGTAGCAGACTGTGGAGTGTTTGAACCCTGA
- the ppil6 gene encoding probable inactive peptidyl-prolyl cis-trans isomerase-like 6 isoform X4, producing MCFVNGCLLGNEKDLTSWAEKQWEFTLIRPHALYLALADDNYSKHLHSTGHTFVYMDISIRGDSVGRLLFEVRLSFVTIDLTGPEWVKKLVQSCIDSVGLLSTQLFTELCPKTCTNFQALCTGEAGLSQSELILSYKGSVFHRVVPNGWIQGGDISAPGKGNGGESIYGPTFEDESFAVSHSRRGILGMANQGPHSNSSQFYITLQPALWMDRQYVAFGQVVEGTEVLRRLEEVPTYNERPKQDCKVADCGVFEP from the exons ATGTGTTTCGTGAATGGCTGTCTCCTTGGCAACGAGAAGGACCTGACCAGCTGGGCTGAGAAGCAGTGGGAGTTTACACTTATCCGTCCACATGCACTATACCTGGCCCTTGCTGACGATAACTACTCTAAACACCTCCACAGCACTGGG CACACGTTTGTTTACATGGACATTTCGATCCGAGGGGACTCGGTTGGGAGATTACTGTTTGAGGTGAGGCTGTCATTTGTAACCATTGATCTGACTGGACCTGAATGGGTAAAGAAGTTGGTCCAGAGTTGTATTGACAGCGTAGGTCTTCTGTCCACCCAGCTGTTTACAGAGCTGTGTCCGAAGACGTGTACAAACTTCCAGGCTCTGTGTACAGGGGAGGCAGGCCTGTCACAGAGTGAATTAATCCTGTCCTACAAGGGTTCTGTGTTCCACCGTGTGGTGCCCAACGGCTGGATACAGGGGGGAG ATATTTCTGCACCAGGCAAAGGCAATGGAGGGGAGTCAATCTACGGGCCAACTTTTGAAG ATGAGAGCTTTGCAGTCTCCCACAGTAGGAGGGGCATCCTGGGAATGGCCAACCAGGGTCCTCATAGCAACAGCTCTCAGTTCTACATCACCCTGCAGCCCGCCCTTTGGATGGACAGACAATATGTGGCTTTTGG TCAAGTGGTTGAAGGCACAGAGGTTCTGAGGAGACTTGAGGAAGTCCCAACCTACAATGAAAGACCCAAACAAGACTGTAAAGTAGCAGACTGTGGAGTGTTTGAACCCTGA
- the LOC118372014 gene encoding sialomucin core protein 24 isoform X1, with product MFLKLVYVTLLLALVSATTAAYVVDCAAFDCDACVGDCQWMNCTFTATPDVSNVSCVNVTSVNSQNMTIGACSNETCSVQPFTSSSAKPPTPTMSAIPTVINVTNSSTTANLTTAVPTALPTNSTVPVSDTTTASNSTVSPVGPSPAPHKNATFDAASFIGGIVLVLGLQAVLFFLYKFCKSKDRNYHTL from the exons ATGTTTTTAAAACTTGTGTACGTTACATTGCTACTCGCATTGGTGAGTGCAACAACAGCTGCATACGTAG TTGATTGTGCTGCATTTGATTGTGACGCATGTGTTGGTGACTGTCAATGGATGAACTGCACAT TTACAGCAACTCCAGATGTCTCCAATGTCTCCTGTGTCAACGTCACCTCCGTAAACAGTCAGAACATGACCATAGGCGCCTGCTCCAATGAAACCTGCTCAG TGCAGCCTTTTACTTCAAGTTCAGCCAAACCTCCTACCCCCACCATGTCTGCTATCCCTACGGTCATCAATGTCACTAACAGCTCCACCACAG CTAACCTGACTACTGCAGTACCAACTGCCCTGCCCACTAACAGCACCGTCCCAGTCTCTGACACAACGACTGCTTCAA ACAGCACTGTGTCACCAGTGGGGCCCTCTCCTGCACCTCATAAGAATGCAACGTTTGACGCAGCGAGCTTCATTGGGGGCATCGTGCTGGTCCTGGGCCTGCAGGCTGTGCTCTTCTTCCTCTATAAGTTCTGCAAGTCCAAGGACCGCAACTACCACACCCTCTGA
- the LOC118372014 gene encoding sialomucin core protein 24 isoform X2: MFLKLVYVTLLLALVSATTAAYVVDCAAFDCDACVGDCQWMNCTFTATPDVSNVSCVNVTSVNSQNMTIGACSNETCSANLTTAVPTALPTNSTVPVSDTTTASNSTVSPVGPSPAPHKNATFDAASFIGGIVLVLGLQAVLFFLYKFCKSKDRNYHTL; the protein is encoded by the exons ATGTTTTTAAAACTTGTGTACGTTACATTGCTACTCGCATTGGTGAGTGCAACAACAGCTGCATACGTAG TTGATTGTGCTGCATTTGATTGTGACGCATGTGTTGGTGACTGTCAATGGATGAACTGCACAT TTACAGCAACTCCAGATGTCTCCAATGTCTCCTGTGTCAACGTCACCTCCGTAAACAGTCAGAACATGACCATAGGCGCCTGCTCCAATGAAACCTGCTCAG CTAACCTGACTACTGCAGTACCAACTGCCCTGCCCACTAACAGCACCGTCCCAGTCTCTGACACAACGACTGCTTCAA ACAGCACTGTGTCACCAGTGGGGCCCTCTCCTGCACCTCATAAGAATGCAACGTTTGACGCAGCGAGCTTCATTGGGGGCATCGTGCTGGTCCTGGGCCTGCAGGCTGTGCTCTTCTTCCTCTATAAGTTCTGCAAGTCCAAGGACCGCAACTACCACACCCTCTGA